The DNA segment ATCCAGCCCTCAAAATGCTGTAGTAAATACTGATAACGATCAGGCCTTTTTTCCTGGATCCTGGGAATGCTGGAGAAAATATAATCAGTACTAAAGGTCTCTCCGTCGACGACCACGTATCCCTGTTCCTGCTCCGTATATATGCTTTCTACGTTTCCCTGTATCATACGGATGTGACTGCTTTCCGACAATTGTTTCTCAGTATAGGCATAGAAATCTGCTCCGCGAATCATTTTGTATTGATAGGGATGGATGTCCATGTGCTGACGATGCGCAGAGTTTGCAAAGGATAAGTGATTCCATTTCCTGAATACAACGGATTCAAATACATCCGGTTGTTGTTCCCAAAAACACCAGGTTCTGTCGTTTTCTTTTTTGCTGTCCTTATCTATCAGCAGGACTTTTTTGTTGGATACTTCAAGATAAGGCAACATCCTTAAAGCCAGACTTCGTCCTGCGCATCCTCCTCCGGCAATGATATAGTCAAAGTGTTTCATCGTTGCTTTTTTTGAGTGTGCTGCCAGTATTTTCGGGCGGCAAACAACATGCCGAAGGATTCACCATCGTGTCTGTCCAGGTGTTTATGGTGCATTTTATGTGCCCTTTTGATCGTTTTTATATACGTATTGTTGCTTCTTGAAAACCATTTGAATCTTTGGTGGATGACCACATCATGTATGATGAAATAGGCAATACCGTAGAGTAAGATTCCCAGACCAACGTAAAACATCCAATTGAATCCTGCTTCCGCGCCAAAAAAGAAAAGAAGAATGCTAGGGGCGGCGAATATCAGAAAGAAAAAATCATTTTTTTCAAAGAAATGAGGCTTCTTCTGGTGGTGATCTTTATGTAATACCCATAACAGCCCATGCATTACAAATTTATGCGTAAACCATGCTACACCTTCCATAAAGATAAAAGTACCTGTTGTAATCAGTAAATAGATCATTCCGTTAGTCATTGCTCTTTTTATAATGCAGCATTACTTCTGTAAAACATATTTTTAACCATGCGGTATATTTTTCATCCTCATGGATGAGGCTGGATTGCAGTTTTTCCATGTCGACATAGTTGAAGGATGCTACTTCATCCGGGTTAGGTTGAGGTTGAGCATCTGATGTGCCAAAATAAACATGATCATATTCATTTTCTGTCAGGCCGTTTTCAAATTCAGCCTGGTAGGAAAAGCTAAAAACAGGATGTATTTCGCATTCCATACCCATTTCTTCTTTTAATCGTCTTTTCGCGGCATGGATGGTCTCTTCGCCAGGTCGGGGATGACTACAGCAGGTATTGGTCCATTTTCCTGCGGAATGATACTTCCCCAGAGCCCGTTGCTGCAATAAAAGTGCTCCCGACTGGTTGAAAATAAAAACGGAGAAAGCACGGTGAAGTTTACCTTCAATATGTGCCTGTAGTTTAGGCATCGTTCCAATTGGCCGATCGTAGTGGTCTACCAGTATTACTTCTTCTTCCATCATGTATTTAATCCTTTCTTTTCGTCAGCAGAACAATAGTTCGAAGTTGACAAATATTTTAATATGCTTTCCTTCAATTTTTTATCTTTTATTGTTTTCAGGTTGCTTAATAAAAACTGTTTGTCCCTTGCGATATCGTCATTATAATTGAGGAATGAAGGGAGGTTAGTCTGAATAGCAAACCTCAAAAATCGTATTTCTATGTTATGAGATTCTTTCTTTACTGCTGCTTCGATCAGCGCTTTTCCTTTTTTGAACCTCCTGAATTTGTGGATTGGGTTAATTCCATACCTGCAGCGCATCATCTCAGCAGCTCCTTTATAGCAGATCAAAAGTGGAGGAGAGGAAGGTCCGGTGACAGACAATATTTTCAAAAGCCGGTCGGAGGAATCCTTGCTGTGCACTGCCGCTTCGAACAAACGCTTCACTTCCCGCAGTTCGGGTTCTGCGGAATAGGTTTTCGTTGCAAAAAGTAACAGGAAGAAAAAGGTTGCAGCTTTCATATGGTATTTGTTTTGTAGCGGATGATAGAGTCAAACATCAATCCGAATTTATGAGCATTTGAAATCCGGATCCTTTGGGTCATCACTTTCTCAGCCGTGCTGTTTTTGATCTTA comes from the Pedobacter sp. FW305-3-2-15-E-R2A2 genome and includes:
- the idi gene encoding isopentenyl-diphosphate Delta-isomerase, encoding MMEEEVILVDHYDRPIGTMPKLQAHIEGKLHRAFSVFIFNQSGALLLQQRALGKYHSAGKWTNTCCSHPRPGEETIHAAKRRLKEEMGMECEIHPVFSFSYQAEFENGLTENEYDHVYFGTSDAQPQPNPDEVASFNYVDMEKLQSSLIHEDEKYTAWLKICFTEVMLHYKKSND
- a CDS encoding beta-carotene hydroxylase, with translation MTNGMIYLLITTGTFIFMEGVAWFTHKFVMHGLLWVLHKDHHQKKPHFFEKNDFFFLIFAAPSILLFFFGAEAGFNWMFYVGLGILLYGIAYFIIHDVVIHQRFKWFSRSNNTYIKTIKRAHKMHHKHLDRHDGESFGMLFAARKYWQHTQKKQR